The genomic region TCAAGTTTTACATTATATAACCTGCCAAAGCCATCGAATGCACACAGAAGGACATGTGTTAAGTGTTCTCCCTCCTACTGCCTATTCCCTCActaccaaaaagaaaacaaactctgAGATGAAGCACATGCAATATAGTTATAAATCCATTTCCCGTTAGCTTGTGATAACTGAAGTTCAAATTTTAACCACAAATTTAGTACCATGTCACTTATTCATACTCCATCCTGAAAAGTCTTcccattccttaaaaaaaaaaaacccttaatacTAACCTGAAATGGAGTGtaaggaaaaaacaagcaaacatctAGCTATAAAGTCTCAAGGTACTTTCCAGAAAGGCCTGTGTACTGCATGAGTAAGTGACAGGTGAAATAATCCTTCAACCATGCAAGGAACAGTCTGCCAAAGCTCAAAGTATTTGCGTATGGATTAAAGATTCTCACAAGATTCCCATTTAGTAGACACAGTACTAATTATACTTTGCTAATCGGGGGGGGAAAAAAGTTCCTATCTTGGCACCAAAATCTTGCAAAAAAGTAGAGATTTCCTCAAGAATTAATATGCAGTAATTCTTCTAAATGCCTATGTTTTGCTTCCATGCAatgtcaaaaaaatatatatatacactgaaaacaagaagaaaactcCTATACACCTAAATGACCACTAGCATCCACAGAATTGAAACTCTCACCATATAAGACTTTAAAAACCACTAATACCACCtgcattattactattattactaatTACTGGTATATCAGTGCACTGAATTCAGAAGCACAATATATGAGCTTTCTTTGTTTTGATTCTCTAAATAAGAGATTATACagcttaaataaataatttttacagACTCATAAATTTTAGTACTTAACTGCCAGATTTTCTTGGAAAATTTTACAAAGGACTCTGGATCTCAACCAAtattatttctttgttctttgaatATACAGTTAAAAGTACTGCCATGGTtattaacaaagaagaaaagcaggCAACTCCCACAAACAGAAAAGTAAAGCAATGTAACACCAAGAAAAAAACCTATTTGAGTGCATTCAACATGAGGTAAGAACACATTTAAACAACATACAGCCATTTACCTTCACTGAATTCATCTAGCAACTCTTCCTTGGTCCAATTACATGAGGTTATTAGAAAAAagcctttcactttcaatacTCTGGAGAGAGATTTCACATACTGTTTCCTCTTCTCAATTGCATTGTCAGGATTAAGGCTTATGGCATCAAAAGTCCCTTTGTCAATACAAATATGAAATCCAGACAACTTTGTGGAAGGGTTCAAAAAGTCTTCTACCTATATTAAAAATCAATGTCTATGTGAAACAATCCACACACAATCTTTACTGAATTTAAGTAACAATCTGTAAAAAGTGATAGATAAAAGGAGCAATTAATTACAATggcattttacatataataaacatattttcaaCTTTACAGCTAACTTTTATGTGCTTCATTCCAATATCATTAAAGCTAAGATTAGTAAGCAAGACTGACAGTGTTTCCTGGACATTCCAAATCTCTACAAATTTGGAAACAAATCAAAGCCAGATGTACTGCCTAATAATACCAGCACATAATGGAGGTCACAAGCCTGGTTTATGAAAAAGTTATTTTGTTGAAAAGCAGAATAtttgacatattttttaaaatgacaaaaaaaatctCGAACTCAAATAGGTCACTGGAAATATGATGTTTTTTAGCTGATATTACTAGTTGTCTGACCTGAAGTAAACATGGTAAATCAAAAGATGTATTGCCTTGACTCAGCAGCTTACAAAACAGCTACAACAAATAGTACAAAGCTTAAGAAATTAAAGGACTGTTTAAACTGCAATTACCTAACTTTTCAAATATCACACATTTCAGATTTTGAAAGTCATGTATCATTCATCTCATTCATTTTCAATAACTTACTGATACTTCAGAAGCATCTGGAATAGTGATCTGCCtcaatttcataaaatattcaaaataatttgccaacaaagttctgaaAAGCTACTTTGAAAAATTAAGCAGTTAGTTTGTGATTATTCATATAAACttaacaaaataattataaatgatgTATTATCTAAAACTTCGTTattgtttgattttaaaatgtgtattgtaTGTTTTCATACACTCAAACATAGGttttcccactcccaccccacatcATTACACCTGAGGCAAAATAATGACTACCACTCATAAGAGTCAAGTCTGGACAAGCTTCTATCCTAAATGCCTGTATAAAATTATTCATGTATACAACAAATAGTTCATAGACACCTATGACATATAGGAACATTTCAGGTCCTGGGACTATAACTGCAAACAAATCAAAAGATCTCTGTATGAGAATATATCTCATATTCTCTAAAAGACGAGACAAACAATAAATAAGTTAACCAAATTATTTCAGATAAAGTGctatgaagagaaaaaataaagacagtgagtgattaggaagaaaaatgttttgaaaaagtaGCTGGCAAGACCTCTTTAAGAAGGTGATATTTGAGAAGAGATCAGAATGATGAGAATGAGCCAAACAAACTAACATCTGGGGCAAGAACATTCTAGGCAGAGAGCAGCAGGAATAAAGACTGGAGGCAAAAGAGGCTGAAACATATCAGGGGCAGAAAGAAAGTCAGAGTGACTAGAGTACTGGTGATAAAGAAGGAGAGGGGTAAAACCAAGGGGCTCTGTAAGGCTGGGTGGGGTTCAGATTCCATTCTAAATGCAATGGGGAACTGCTTGGAGGCTGatttacatttaataaaaataactcagaactggggctctgtaacaacctagagtggtgggatggggagggaggtgggagggaggctcaagagggaaggaacATTGTATACCTAGggttgattcatgctgatgtctggcagaaaccaacacaatattgtaaagcaattatccttcaattaaaaataaaataaatttaattatatatatatacataaaataactcTGGATGCCCTGTGGTAACGGACAGCAGAGTGGCAAGAGTGGAAATGGGAAGGCTAAGTAAGAGGTTGCTGATGGTGGCTTGGATCTAGGAAGCAGCAGTGGAAATATCAAGGAATGACACATTTTCTCAACTATTCTAAAGATAAAACCAACAAAATTGGTCCTAGGATTATTTTTTCAGCAGCACCTCACAGCttttgagatcttagtttcccaatcagggactgaacccaggagagcactaagtcctaaccactggacccccagggaattcctggctattaaataaaaaggaaagaatgggaTGGGGATCGGAATGAGTGGGAAGGCTAAGGGAGAAACCAAGAGTTTCATTGTGGACTAATTAATAGGCTATTAGCTATCTAAGTGGAACTATAGAATATGCAGCATTTCTATAATTCTAGAGTTCAGAGGGGAAACCTGTGATAAAAATGTAAATCCAAGTGGCATCATCTCCTCACAGATCAGAAGGCAAAATAAGTAATCTTTGGGGCATTATACCACTTTATGCATTTACAAATTTTTTATCTGGTTAATCCAAAGTTAGCTATTATTCGTGTGTATttgcaaaaaaagagagacagaaaggcaaAATAAACTACCTGAAcacaagaggaagagaagaaaataacttCCCCAAACTGGCTAGACTGAAAATTTTAATACTGTTACTTAAAAAGTTATCATTTTGGATTATTTATGATTGATCCTTAATTTATGAGTTTAAGGATATCAGAAAATTAATACACATCAGAAACATTTAAACTTTGtaactttttataaataaaaataacaatgacaGCAATATAAATAATAGTTACCTTCAACTTAATGTTAGATAAaccttctttttctaaaatacttCCAGAAAGCTGTATTGCAGACGGAGAGTAATCAATTCCAGTAATATCAGAGAAACCAAATTTTGCCTGGAGACAGATAATTTTATActttagttttctaaaattttaaaaattttaaatttctaaaatatactttagttttctaaaattttcaaaatttctaaaagttttaccTATGAGTTAAAATATTCTGTTAGGACCCagactgttttcttctattaatatatCAAATGACATATGCCCTCTAATAGTATaacatgtttaaattttattagagAATCTAAATAGAAACTAAAAGTTTAAATTCATATAATGTGACAATTTATTTGCTTTTaccatatttgatttctttttcaaaagaaattcattttctcaaagacaatgagaatatatgtatatttctgtcCTAAAGCAGAAAAAGGTAGTATTAATTTCCAATGCTGATATGCTCCAATTCACACATAAATCTGTCATAAATTTTTCTTAACACAATTAAGTTACATGAATAAATTAAATGCATATGTAAtaagtctttgcttttaaaatttttccttgagTGCAATTATAAATCACGTAATTCTCCACCAACCATGTGATTATTAACCACCTTCCATTTGtacactatttttcatttttaaaatagttcacaCATTCCAGTACTTTTACAAAAAACCTGTGGTATACCGGGCAGGTATTAATACCCCCAAAGAGTTAAAGAAAGCTCAGTGAACTAAAGAGTTTTGAAACTGAACCTGCAATCCAGCTGTTTACTAACTACATTAAACCATGTAAGGGTGCGAGTTGTGAGAAGCCTAAGGCAGAAAAAGCATGATGGCCTCTGGTCTTCAGCTCTAACTATGCTGAACATTGTCAGACCATTCAGGCCAAAGGCAATTTCAAAGGAtatctgaagaagaaaagaagttgCAAAGTAAAGTGTAGCCTGAAATTATCTTCCTGCTCTTTACCAGTCATTTAAGACTTACCTAGACTTTTCAACCCTAAGTGACTGATTCCTAGTCTGAACTCAATCCAACAATTATTTTCCACAGagcactttttttctctttgatcacttttattttcagtcttaagatataatatcaaaaaaaaagaacctaataTCCCTTCTTTGATGCCAACCTATTTTTTTAGTGATCTCAATCCATATCGTTTAACAGCTTCGTTTTCTCCCAGTTTccctcatttccttctctatcagACCTAGGATGCAGGATGATTCCATCAACTGACTCTAACCAGCTCCTTCTTCTCCACACTTGTTTACTCTTCCTTTAG from Muntiacus reevesi chromosome 2, mMunRee1.1, whole genome shotgun sequence harbors:
- the EEF1AKMT2 gene encoding EEF1A lysine methyltransferase 2 isoform X2 — protein: MNEGADDGGGGGGAEGVVRSPGCGRGGDGFVPSALGTREHWDAVYKRELQTFQEYGDTGEIWFGEESMTRLIRWMQKHKIPLDASVLDIGTGNGVLLVELAKFGFSDITGIDYSPSAIQLSGSILEKEGLSNIKLKVEDFLNPSTKLSGFHICIDKGTFDAISLNPDNAIEKRKQYVKSLSRVLKVKGFFLITSCNWTKEELLDEFSEENGFWS